The following proteins come from a genomic window of Varunaivibrio sulfuroxidans:
- a CDS encoding elongation factor G, which translates to MSDKTSRAPRCAALIGPYLSGKTTLLESLLHSAGIVHRKGSVRDGTALGDTFAEARKRQMSTEVNIAQGVFLGDAWTFIDCPGSIELVQAGRDALRVADIAVVVTEADPEKALMLAPYLHMLDEMDLPHILFFNKIDNNYNGIKAMFEAVQDISVRPPVLREIPIRQGDAVAGYVDLVSERAFKWRDGAPSDLISMPTIVAAREESAREEMLETLADFDDALLTELLEDVTPSPAEIYDNLARDLARDVVVPVFFGSGEHDHGVKRLLKALRHETPEPDVRARRLNVSEAANATPLVQVFKTVHSGQGGKVSMARVWRGEILDGASLGGDRISGVWSVMGAKMLKKDGPAVVGDVVGLGRLEGARTGDILTSSGGMAQTDALSPLEPVYALALRPANPGDDVKLTAALGLLCAEDAALRVVAEASTGELLLQGQGDVHLAIALDTLGDRFGLKIEATRPRVPYKETVRKSVTRHARHRKQSGGHGEFGDITVEIAPLPRGGGFAFDERISGGRVPKKYIPAVENGVIEALRKGPLGFPVVDLSVVLVDGQHHEVDSSDMAFRKAAGLALREGLNACDPVLLEPICRVVIAAPSRYSSNVQRVVSARRGQILSFNARESWSGWDEIEAYIPQANLDDLIVDVRSQTVGVGTLRQKFDHHQELVGRLADEACQEQGRA; encoded by the coding sequence ATGAGCGACAAAACGTCTCGTGCGCCCCGCTGCGCGGCTCTGATTGGCCCCTACCTCAGCGGCAAGACGACCCTCTTGGAAAGTTTGTTGCATAGCGCGGGAATCGTCCACCGTAAGGGGTCGGTGCGCGACGGCACGGCGCTCGGCGACACGTTCGCCGAAGCGCGCAAGCGCCAGATGTCCACCGAAGTGAATATCGCGCAGGGCGTATTTCTCGGCGACGCGTGGACCTTTATCGACTGCCCGGGTTCGATCGAACTGGTGCAGGCCGGACGCGACGCCTTGCGGGTGGCCGACATCGCCGTTGTCGTCACCGAGGCGGATCCTGAAAAAGCGCTGATGTTGGCGCCGTACCTGCACATGCTCGACGAAATGGACTTGCCGCATATCCTGTTCTTCAACAAGATCGATAACAACTACAACGGCATTAAGGCCATGTTCGAGGCGGTGCAGGATATCAGCGTCCGTCCGCCGGTGCTGCGTGAAATTCCGATTCGCCAGGGCGACGCCGTCGCCGGCTACGTCGATCTGGTCAGCGAACGCGCGTTTAAATGGCGCGACGGCGCGCCGTCGGATTTGATCTCGATGCCCACCATCGTGGCGGCGCGTGAGGAGAGCGCCCGCGAGGAAATGCTGGAAACCCTGGCCGACTTCGACGACGCCCTGCTGACGGAACTTCTGGAGGACGTCACCCCGTCTCCGGCGGAGATTTACGATAATCTGGCGCGCGATTTGGCCCGGGACGTTGTCGTTCCGGTTTTTTTTGGTTCGGGCGAGCACGACCATGGGGTCAAGCGCCTACTAAAGGCCTTGCGTCACGAAACGCCGGAACCGGATGTTCGGGCGCGGCGCTTGAATGTTTCCGAAGCCGCGAACGCCACGCCCTTGGTTCAGGTTTTTAAAACCGTCCATTCCGGCCAAGGCGGTAAGGTGTCGATGGCGCGGGTCTGGCGCGGCGAAATCCTGGACGGGGCGAGCTTAGGGGGGGATCGGATCAGCGGGGTGTGGTCGGTGATGGGCGCGAAAATGCTCAAGAAAGACGGGCCGGCCGTCGTTGGCGACGTGGTCGGATTGGGTCGGCTTGAGGGGGCGCGTACCGGGGATATTTTGACGTCCTCGGGGGGCATGGCGCAGACGGACGCTCTTTCACCATTGGAGCCGGTCTACGCCCTGGCGCTACGCCCGGCCAATCCTGGGGACGATGTCAAATTGACCGCGGCGTTGGGCCTATTGTGCGCCGAAGACGCGGCGCTGCGGGTCGTCGCCGAGGCGTCAACGGGAGAATTGCTCCTTCAGGGTCAAGGGGACGTCCATTTGGCGATTGCATTGGATACGCTTGGCGATCGTTTCGGTCTCAAGATTGAGGCGACGCGGCCCAGGGTGCCCTATAAGGAAACCGTGCGCAAAAGCGTTACCCGACACGCCCGCCACCGCAAACAGAGCGGCGGGCACGGTGAGTTCGGTGATATCACGGTGGAAATCGCGCCCCTGCCCCGTGGTGGAGGGTTCGCGTTCGACGAACGGATCAGCGGAGGTCGTGTGCCTAAAAAATACATTCCCGCCGTGGAAAACGGCGTTATCGAGGCCTTGCGTAAGGGGCCATTGGGCTTTCCCGTGGTCGATTTGTCTGTGGTTTTGGTGGATGGGCAGCATCACGAGGTCGATAGCTCGGACATGGCGTTTCGCAAGGCGGCGGGGCTGGCTCTGCGCGAAGGCCTGAACGCCTGCGACCCGGTTCTGTTGGAGCCGATTTGCCGAGTCGTGATCGCCGCGCCCAGTCGTTATTCGTCCAACGTGCAGCGCGTCGTTAGCGCCCGGCGTGGGCAAATTCTCAGTTTTAATGCGCGTGAGAGCTGGAGCGGTTGGGATGAAATCGAGGCCTATATCCCACAGGCAAACCTTGACGATCTGATTGTTGACGTGCGTTCGCAAACCGTTGGCGTGGGGACATTGCGCCAGAAATTCGACCACCATCAGGAATTGGTCGGACGCTTGGCCGATGAGGCCTGTCAGGAGCAGGGGCGGGCCTAA